GGGAGCAAGGCGTCGTGCACGCCTGCCGGTAAGTGATTGAATGCCATCGCGGCTGGCGTACCGTCCTGGGGGCTTCAAGCCGAGGTGTCCCGATGGACGACCGCTCGATAGCAAGGTGCTGGAGGATCCGTGGACCTGTCCCTGTCGACCCGTACCGTCGGCGATCGTACGGTCGTCGAGGTCGGTGGCGAAATTGACGTATACACCGCGCCCAAGCTGCGTGAGCAGCTGGTCGAGCTCGTGAACGACGGGAGTTTCCACCTCGTCGTCGACATGGAGGGCGTGGACTTCCTCGACTCCACGGGGCTCGGCGTGCTGGTCGGCGGACTGAAGCGGGTGCGTGCCCATGAGGGCTCGCTGCGCCTGGTCTGCAACCAGGAGCGCATTCTCAAGATCTTCCGTATCACCGGCCTCACCAAGGTGTTCCCCATTCACACCTCGGTCGAGGAAGCGGTGGCGGCCACCGACTGACGACCGGTCCCGGGCCCGCGGGCCCGGGACGGTGAGAACGAGGGGGGTCCGGGCCGTCGGCGGCCCGGACCCTCGAAAGCACGCCCGTAGTTCCGAGGGGGATGCATGGCCACCGTTGAACTCCGCTTCAGCGCGCTGCCCGAGCATGTCCGTACCGCACGTCTGGTGGCGGCCGCCGTGGCACGCAGGGCCGGAGTGGACGAGGCCGTCCTCGACGAGGTCAGGCTCGCCGTCGGTGAGGCATGCACGCGGGCTGTGGGCCTGCATCAGCACGTCGGCATCACGGCGCCGGTCAAGGTGTCGCTGATCGAGGAGGAGAAGCAGTTCTCCATCGAGGTCGGTGACGAGGCGCCGCACGCGGTCCCCGGTGACCGGACCTCGGGTTCCGGGGCCGACGAACCGGAGGCCGAGGAGGACGAGATGGGTCTCGCGGTCATCAGCGGACTCGTCGACGACGTGGAGGTCAAGGCCGGTGAGGACGGCGGACTGATCCGCATGACCTGGCCGACCGCGCCGGCGGTGCTGCCGCCGGTCTGACCGCTCCCGCCTCACCCACCCGTGTCACTCGAAGGGCCCTACCTCGTAGGGCCCTTCGTCATGCGCGGATCTACAGTGGTGCCGTGCGGACGCCAAGTGAATTCATTCACGATCAATGACGCGGTAAATGGATCACGACAGGAAACCGAGATGTTAATGCGGGAAGGGCATTACTACTTCTCGGCTCCTTGTGGTTGACAGGTCATTTCCTTTTGTCGTGCACTGTTTTGATCAGCTTCCGGTACCTACAATCCCGTCCACATCTTGAGCTCAGCCCAAGCGTCAAGGAGGACGAATGGCGGAGCTTTCCAACCCTCATCAGTTGGGCGACCCCTCGACCCTCGCGGCCGCCGTGCTCACCGACGGAAACCGTGTCCTGATCGCGGTCATCGCCCTCGTCGCACTGGCCGCCCTGGTGCTCGCGGGCATCCTGGTGCGCCAGGTGCTCGCGGCGGACGAGGGCACCGAGAGCATGAAAGAGATCGCGGCGGCCGTCCAGGAAGGCGCGAACGCCTATCTGGCCAGGCAGCTTCGCACGCTCGGCGTATTCGCCGTCGTCGTGTTCTTTCTGCTCATGCTGCTGCCCGCGGACGACTGGAATCAACGAGCCGGGAGATCGATCTTCTTCCTGATCGGCGCGGCGTTCTCGGCGGCCACCGGCTATATCGGCATGTGGCTCGCCGTGCGCAGCAATGTGCGCGTCGCCGCGGCGGCGCGGGAAGCGACCCCGGCCCCGGGCGAACCGGAAAAGGATCTCACTCTCGTCTCGCACAAGGCGACGAAGATCGCTTTTCGCACCGGCGGTGTGGTCGGCATGTTCACGGTGGGGCTCGGCCTGCTGGGCGCCTGCTGCGTGGTGCTCGTGTACGCGGCCGACGCGCCGAAGGTCCTGGAGGGCTTCGGTCTCGGCGCCGCGCTGATCGCGATGTTCATGCGGGTCGGCGGCGGCATCTTCACCAAGGCCGCCGACGTCGGCGCCGACCTGGTCGGCAAGGTCGAACAGGGCATTCCGGAGGACGATCCGCGCAATGCCGCGACCATCGCCGACAACGTGGGCGACAACGTCGGCGACTGCGCGGGCATGGCCGCCGACCTCTTCGAGTCCTACGCCGTCACCCTGGTGGCCGCGCTGATCCTCGGCAAGGTGGCCTTCGGCGACTCCGGGCTGGCGTTCCCGCTGCTGGTGCCGGCGATCGGTGTGGTCACCGCCATGATCGGCATCTTCGCGGTGGCGCCCCGGCGCTCCGACCGCAGTGGCATGAGCGCGATCAACCGGGGCTTCTTCATCTCCGCGGTGATCTCGCTCGTCCTGGTCGCGGTGGCCGTCTTCGTCTATCTGCCCGGGAAGTACTCGGAGCTGGACGGCGTCACCGACGCGGCGATCGCGGGCAAGAGTGGTGACCCGCGGATCCTCGCGCTGGTCGCGGTGGCCATCGGCATCGTGCTCGCCGCCCTGATCCAGCAGCTCACCGGCTACTTCACCGAGACCACCAGGCGCCCCGTCAGGGACATCGGCAGGACCTCGCTCACCGGTCCCGCCACCGTCGTCCTCGCCGGTATCTCCCTCGGTCTCGAATCCGCCGTATACACCGCCCTGTTGATCGGCCTCGGCGTCTACGGGGCGTTCCTGCTGGGCGGCGCCTCGATCATGCTGGCGCTGTTCGCGGTGGCGCTGGCCGGCACCGGTCTGCTCACCACGGTCGGTGTGATCGTCGCCATGGACACCTTCGGCCCGGTCTCCGACAACGCGCAGGGCATCGCCGAGATGTCCGGCGACGTCGAGGGTGCCGGCGCCCAGGTGCTCACCGACCTGGACGCCGTCGGCAACACCACGAAGGCCATCACCAAGGGCATCGCCATCGCCACCGCGGTCCTCGCGGCGGCGGCCCTGTTCGGGTCGTACCGCGACGCCATCACCACGGGCGCGGCGGACGTGGGCGAGAAACTCAGCGGCGAGGGCGCGCCGATGAGCCTGATGATGGACATCTCGCAGCCCAACAACCTCGTCGGGCTCATCGCGGGCGCGGCGGTCGTCTTCCTCTTCTCGGGGCTGGCGATCAACGCGGTGTCGCGGTCGGCGGGCGCGGTGGTCTACGAGGTGCGGCGGCAGTTCCGGGAGCGGCCCGGAATCATGGACTACAGCGAAAAACCGGAGTACGGCAAGGTCGTCGACATCTGCACCAGGGACGCCCTGCGGGAACTCGCCACGCCCGGACTGCTCGCCGTGCTGGCGCCGATCTTCATCGGGTTCACGCTCGGCGTGGGCGCGCTCGGCGCGTTCCTCGCGGGCGCCATCGGCGCGGGCACGCTGATGGCGGTGTTCCTCGCCAACTCCGGCGGCGCCTGGGACAACGCCAAGAAGCTCGTCGAGGACGGCCACCACGGCGGCAAGGGCAGCGAGGCCCACGCCGCCACCGTGATCGGCGACACGGTCGGCGACCCGTTCAAGGACACCGCGGGACCGGCCATCAACCCGCTGCTGAAGGTCATGAACCTGGTGGCGCTGCTCATCGCGCCCGCCGTCATCAAGTTCTCCTACGGCGCCGACGAGAGCATCGGCGTGCGGGTGGTGATCGCGGTCCTCGCGTTCCTTGTCATCGCGGGGGCGGTCTACGTGTCCAAGCGGCGTGGGATCGCGATGGGTGACGAAGACAACGCCGGCCACGAGCCCAAGTCGGCCGATCCGGCCGTGGTTTCGTAGCGGCCGGCGCGGAGCCCTCGTAGGAGGTGCAGCTCAAGGGCCGGGCGGACGGCGCGTGTTGGCGCGTCGTCCGCCCGGCCCTTGTCCGTGCGCTTCCTTCGCCGTGACCCTTCTCTCTCTTGGTGCAAATGGCTGCAATACGGTCTTAACGGATGTTCGTCCGGCTGATGTCCTCCATCCGGCGTGTATGTTCCGGGGCCGAGAGCCATGGAAGGGACCAAACCGGTGAACAAGAAGCTCGCGGTCGCACTGTCCGGCGGTGCGGTACTGGCACTGGCGCTGACGGGATGCGGTGGCAGCGACGACAACGAGAAGCTGAACTCCTGGGCGAAGGACGTCTGCGACGGCGTGCAGCCGCAGGCCAAGAAGATCGAGGCGGCCAACGCGGCGATCCAGAAGGAGACCTCGGACAACAGCACTCCGGCGGAGGTCCAGAAGACCGACGCGAAGGCGTTCCAGGACATGTCCGACGCCTACAAGGCGATGGGCGCCACCGTCCAGAAGGCCGGCGCTCCGGACGTCGAGGACGGCGAGAAGAAGCAGAAGGACGCGGTCACCGAGCTGAACGGCCTCTCCACGTCGTACGCCTCCCTCAGGAAGCAGGTGGAGGACCTCGACACCAAGGACCAGGCGAAGTTCGCCGACGGCCTCAAGGACATCGCCACCGAGCTGAACAAGCTCAGCAAGAGCGGCAGCGACGCGCTGAAGACCCTGGAGGAGGGTGAGGTCGGCCAGGCGATGGCGAAGCAGGAGAGCTGCAAGGCGGCTTCCGTGACACCGTCGGCCACGGCGGGCTGATCCTCCCGGGCGGACACGGGGCGGAGGGCGGAGAGCGGGGCCACAATGGGGGTGTGAGTAACGCCAGCCTGTCCCCCCTGCCCTCCGCCGACCGCCCCGACGTCACCGCCCGGCTGCGGGACGCCCTGCTCGGGGCCTCCTTCACCGCCGACGGACTGCTGGAGCTGCTCGGCGCCCCCGCCTACGCGGCACTGTCGCGCAGCGAGACCGTGCCCGCGCTCCGGGCCACCCGCGGCGACACGCCGCTCGAGCTGCTCGTCCGGCTGTTCCTGCTCCAGCAACCCGTGCCCCACGCGCGCGTGACGGACGTTCTGCCCGTCGACGCCTGCCTGGAGACCGGCTGGCTGGTCCGGGCGGACGACGAGGTGGCGGCCACCGTGGACGTACGGCCCTACGGCGGACCCGGCGGCGAGGACTGGTTCATCGTCTCCGACCTGGGCTGCGCGGTCGGCGGCGCCAGAGGCATCGGCAACCACGCCCAGGGCGTCGTCCTCGGCGTCGGCGGCGCCTCCACGACCCTCGCGGGCCTCACCGTGCGCACGCCCGTCTCCGCCGCCCTCGACCTCGGCACCGGCTCCGGCATCCAGGCACTGCACGCCGCCGCGCACGCCACGCGCGTGACCGCGACCGACGTCAACCCGCGCGCGCTGCACATCACCGCGCTCACGCTCGCCCTGTCCGGGGCCCCGGCCGCCGAGCTGCGCGAGGGCTCGCTGTACGAGCCGGTCGACGAGGACGCGACGTACGACCTGATCGTCTCCAACCCGCCCTTCGTGATCTCGCCCGGCGCCCGCCTCACCTACCGCGACGGCGGCATGGGCGGGGACGATCTGTGCCGCCGGCTCGTTCAGGAGACGGGGGAGCGGCTGAACCCGGGCGGGTTCGCGCACTTCCTCGCCAACTGGCAGCACGTGGAGGGAGAGGACTGGACGGACCGGCTGCGCTCCTGGGTGCCGCGCGGCTGCGACGCCTGGATCGTGCAGCGCGAGGTGCAGGACATCACGCAGTACGCCGAGCTGTGGCTCAGGGACGCGGGCGACCACCGCGGTGACGCGGGCGAGTACCAGGCGCGGTACGACGCGTGGCTGGACGAGTTCGAGGCGCGCAAGGTCAAGGCCGTCGGCTTCGGCTGGATCACGCTGCGCCGGACCGGGGCCGCCGAGCCCTCGGTCGTCGCCGAGGAGTGGCCGCACCCGATCGAGCAGCCGCTCGGCGAGACGGTGCGCGCGCACTTCGACCGCGTCGACTACCTCCGCGCCCACGACGACGCCGCCCTGCTCGAAGCGCACTTCACGCTGGCCGGCGAGGTCGTCCAGGAGCAGGTCGGGCTGCCCGGCGCCGAGGACCCGGAGCACGTCGTCCTGCGCCAGAACCGCGGCATGCGCCGGGCCACCCGGGTCGACACGGTCGGCGCCGGTTTCGCCGGCGTCTGCGACGGCACCATGAGCGCGGGCCGCATCCTGGACGCCATCGCCCAGCTGGTCGGCGAGGACCCGGTGGCGCTGCGCGACCGCACGCCCGCCCAGATCCGGCTGCTGGTGGAGCAGGGCTTCCTCGAACCGGCGTAGAGACATGCCACGCGGAGACGTGTCTTCCAGAGACATGTCTCACCGGTCCCGGCCCCCGTCGCCGAACGGGAAGAACGAGCCACGCGCGGTGGCCGGCAGCCCGTCGGCTCCCCGTTCACCTCGGGTTCGCCTGACCGCCGCCCACGCGTGACAGCGTCCCCGATGCTGCACACGCGCGGGCTGGAGGAAAGGGGCACGGAGACCATGGAGAGCGGGCCGGCGATCTTCGCGGGATTGGTGTTCGCCCTGTTCGGGGCCGGTCTGCTGGTGTGGACCACGACGCGGGTGCGGCACGGCCGACCCGTCGCGCACGGTGTGAGCCCCGTCGCATCGGCGACCGCCGCGAGCGTGGCCGCCGTGGTCGCGCTGGCCCTCGGGGCATGGTGCCTGTCGCACGTGTGAGAGGCCGGTTCCGGTCCCCTGCCGCACTCTCCCCCGCGTAATCGGGGGATCGCGCTCCGGATATCCGGATCGGGGCCCGTGACCACTCCGGGCGGCAGGAACAGGGTTCGTCGGGTTACCGTTCGAGTGGCCGTTGCGGGCTTTTCCCGTTTGACACGGGGGCGGGAGGTACCGTCACACTCCGCAGCGTCACGACCGAAACGCAGTACGACCCGACCCCGGGGACCACGGCCCGGGGAGGCCCAGCGTCGACCGGAGAGAAGAGCGAAGTTGTCCCCGACCAGCGAGACCGCGAACGGCGGCCGCCGACTCGTCATCGTCGAGTCGCCTGCCAAGGCGAAGACGATCAAGGGCTATCTCGGCCCTGGCTACGTCGTCGAGGCGAGCGTCGGGCACATTCGCGACCTTCCCAGCGGCGCCGCCGAGGTGCCCGAGAAGTACACCGGTGAGGTCCGCCGCCTCGGTGTGGACGTCGAACACGACTTCCAGCCGATCTATGTGGTCAACGCCGACAAAAAGGCGCAGGTCAGGAAGCTCAAGGACCTGCTGAAGGACTCCGACGAGCTCTTCCTCGCCACCGATGAGGACCGCGAGGGCGAGGCCATCGCCTGGCACCTCCAGGAAGTCCTCAAGCCGAAGATCCCCGTCAAGCGCATGGTGTTCCACGAGATCACCAAGGACGCGATCCGGGCCGCCGTGGCCAACCCGCGCCAGCTCAACCAGAAGCTGGTCGACGCCCAGGAGACCCGCCGCATCCTCGACCGCCTCTACGGCTACGAGGTCTCGCCGGTCCTGTGGAAGAAGGTCATGCCGAAGCTGTCGGCGGGCCGCGTCCAGTCCGTCGCCACCCGCCTCGTCGTCGAGCGGGAACGCGAGCGCATCGCGTTCCGCTCCGCCGAGTACTGGGACCTCACCGGCACCTTCGCCACCGGCCGCGCGGGCGACGCCTCCGACCCGTCGTCGCTGGTCGCCCGCCTCCAGACGGTCGACGGTCGGCGTGTCGCGCAGGGCCGCGACTTCGACTCCCTGGGGCAGCTCAAGAGCGCCAACACCCTCCACCTCGACGAGGCGAACGCCCGCGCGCTCGCCGCCGCCCTGGAGAACACGCGCTTCGCCGTCCGCTCGGTCGAGTCCAAGCCGTACCGCCGCTCGCCGTACGCCCCGTTCCGTACGACGACCCTCCAGCAGGAGGCGAGCCGCAAGCTCGGCTTCGGCGCCAAGGCGACCATGCAGATCGCCCAGAAGCTGTACGAGAACGGCTACATCACCTACATGCGTACGGACTCGACGACCCTGAGCGACACGGCGGTCTCCGCCGCCCGCGCCCAGGTCACGCAGCTGTACGGCGCCGACTACCTGCCGCCCCAGCCGCGCACGTACGCCGGCAAGGTCAAGAACGCCCAGGAGGCGCACGAGGCGATCCGTCCCTCGGGTGATCGTTTCCGCACGCCCGCCGAGACCGGGCTGACCGGCGACCAGTTCAAGCTGTACGAGCTGATCTGGAAGCGGACCGTCGCCTCCCAGATGAAGGACGCGACCGGCAACAGCGTCACCGTGAAGATCGGGGGCGCGGCCTCCGACGGGCGCGACGTCGAGTTCAGCGCGTCCGGCAAGACCATCACGTTCCACGGCTTCCTCAAGGCCTACGTCGAGGGTGCCGACGACCCGAACGCCGAGCTGGACGACCGCGAGCGCCGGCTGCCGCAGGTCGCCCAGGGCGACGCGCTGACGGCCGAGGAGATCACGGTCGACGGCCACGCCACCAAGCCCCCGGCCCGCTACACCGAGGCGTCGCTGGTCAAGGAGCTGGAAGAGCGCGAGATCGGCCGCCCGTCGACGTACGCGTCGATCATCGGCACCATCCTGGACCGCGGCTACGTCTTCAAGAAGGGCACGGCACTCGTCCCGTCCTTCCTCTCCTTCGCCGTGGTCAACCTCCTGGAGAAGCACTTCGGTCGGCTCGTCGACTACGACTTCACCGCCAAGATGGAGGACGACCTCGACGCCATCGCGCGCGGCGAGGCGCAGGCGGTGCCGTGGCTGCGGCGCTTCTACTTCGGCGAGGGCAGCGGGACCGGCGGCGCGGCCGAGGCCGGCAACGGCGACGGCGACCACCTCGGCGGCCTCAAGGAACTGGTCACCGACCTCGGCGCGATCGACGCCCGCGAGGTGTCCTCCTTCCCCGTCGGCAACGACATCGTGCTGCGCGTCGGGCGCTACGGCCCCTACATCGAGCGCGGCGAGAAGGACTCCGAGAACCACCAGCGCGCCGACGTCCCCGAGGACCTGGCACCGGACGAGCTGTCCGTCGAGCTGTCGGAGGAACTGCTCGCCAAGCCGAGCGGCGACTTCGAGCTGGGCGCCGACCCGGCCACCGGCCACACCATCGTCGCCAAGGACGGCCGCTACGGCCCGTACGTCACCGAGGTGCTCCCCGAGGGCACCCCGAAGACCGGCAAGAACGCCGTGAAGCCGCGGACGGCCTCGCTGTTCAAGTCGATGGCGCTGGACACCGTCACGCTGGACGACGCCCTGAAGCTCATGTCGCTGCCGCGCGTCGTCGGTGCCGACGCCGAGGGCGTCGAGATCACCGCGCAGAACGGCCGCTACGGGCCCTACCTGAAGAAGGGCACCGACTCGCGGTCCCTCCAGGCCGAGGAGCAGCTCTTCACGATCACGCTGGAGGAGGCGCTGGCGATCTACGCCCAGCCCAAGCAGCGTGGCCGGGCCGCGGCCAAGCCGCCGCTGAAGGAGCTGGGCACCGACCCGGTCAGCGAGAAGCCGGTCGTGGTCAAGGACGGCCGCTTCGGCGCGTACGTCACCGACGGCGAGACCAACGCGACCCTGCGCTCCGGCGACAGCGTCGAGGAGATCACGCCGGAGCGCGGCTACGAGCTGCTCGCCGAGAAGCGCGCCAAGGGGCCCGCCAAGAAGACGGCGAAGAAGGCCACCAAGAAGACGGCCGCCAAGAAGGCCCCGGCCAAGAAGGCGGCGGCGACCAAGAAGACGGCCGCGGCGAAGACCACGGCCGCCAAGAAGACCACCGCCGCCAAGAGCACCGCGAAGAAGACGGTCACCAAGAAGGCGACCGCCTCGCGGGCGTCGGAGGACTGAGCCCGGCTCGGAACCGGGAGCGGACCGGGAGAGCACCGCGGGCGGACGGGTTGGACCGCGCGCACCTTCGCAAAACGAACGCCCCGGCATCATTCGGATGCCGGGGCGTTCGTACGTGCCGCCGGGCATGCCGGACTGTCGGCGGCGACCGATAGGCTGAACGCATGACGCGAGCCGAGCAACCAACGGCCCCTCACCCCGCCCCGGACGACGCCCTGGTCGCGGACTCCCGCGAGCGCGCCGTCCGCGCCCTGCTGCGCCGGCCGCAGCTGCGGCGTTTGTGGAGCGCACAGCTCGTGGGGGGTGTCGGCGACATCCTCGCCCTGCTGGTGCTGGTCCTCCTCGCCGTCCAGGCCGCGATCGGCGCGGGCTCCTTCGGCGGGGGCTACCGGGGCGTGGCGTTCGCAGTGGCGACCGTCTTCGGCGTCCGCATCCTGGCGACGCTGCTCTTCGGCGCCGTCCTGCTGGGGCCCCTCACCTCACTCACTTCGCAGGACGGCCCGCTCGACCGCCGCTGGACCATGGTCGGCGCCGACGGCCTGCGGGCCGCCCTGCTGATCGTCGCCCCCCTGTGGATCGACTGGACGCCGGACAACGCCCTGGCCGTTCTCCTGGTGACCGCCTTCGTGACCGGCGTCGCCGAGCGCTTCTGGACGGTGTGCCGCGAGAGCGCGGCCCCCGCGCTGCTGCCGGCGCCGCCCCTGGAGGGCGCGACCGTACGGCCGCTGCCCGACCACATGGACACGCTGCGCCGCCTGTCGCTGCGTACGGGCTTCGTCGCGATCCCCCTCGCCGGTGCCGTACTGGTCGTCGCGGCACTGGTGAACAACCTGCTGGGCGCCGGTATCGACTGGTTCGCCGAGCACCAGGCGGCGCTCGCCTCGTACGTCGCGGCCGGT
The Streptomyces sp. NBC_01723 genome window above contains:
- the bldG gene encoding anti-sigma factor antagonist BldG encodes the protein MDLSLSTRTVGDRTVVEVGGEIDVYTAPKLREQLVELVNDGSFHLVVDMEGVDFLDSTGLGVLVGGLKRVRAHEGSLRLVCNQERILKIFRITGLTKVFPIHTSVEEAVAATD
- a CDS encoding ATP-binding protein, encoding MATVELRFSALPEHVRTARLVAAAVARRAGVDEAVLDEVRLAVGEACTRAVGLHQHVGITAPVKVSLIEEEKQFSIEVGDEAPHAVPGDRTSGSGADEPEAEEDEMGLAVISGLVDDVEVKAGEDGGLIRMTWPTAPAVLPPV
- a CDS encoding sodium-translocating pyrophosphatase, whose amino-acid sequence is MAELSNPHQLGDPSTLAAAVLTDGNRVLIAVIALVALAALVLAGILVRQVLAADEGTESMKEIAAAVQEGANAYLARQLRTLGVFAVVVFFLLMLLPADDWNQRAGRSIFFLIGAAFSAATGYIGMWLAVRSNVRVAAAAREATPAPGEPEKDLTLVSHKATKIAFRTGGVVGMFTVGLGLLGACCVVLVYAADAPKVLEGFGLGAALIAMFMRVGGGIFTKAADVGADLVGKVEQGIPEDDPRNAATIADNVGDNVGDCAGMAADLFESYAVTLVAALILGKVAFGDSGLAFPLLVPAIGVVTAMIGIFAVAPRRSDRSGMSAINRGFFISAVISLVLVAVAVFVYLPGKYSELDGVTDAAIAGKSGDPRILALVAVAIGIVLAALIQQLTGYFTETTRRPVRDIGRTSLTGPATVVLAGISLGLESAVYTALLIGLGVYGAFLLGGASIMLALFAVALAGTGLLTTVGVIVAMDTFGPVSDNAQGIAEMSGDVEGAGAQVLTDLDAVGNTTKAITKGIAIATAVLAAAALFGSYRDAITTGAADVGEKLSGEGAPMSLMMDISQPNNLVGLIAGAAVVFLFSGLAINAVSRSAGAVVYEVRRQFRERPGIMDYSEKPEYGKVVDICTRDALRELATPGLLAVLAPIFIGFTLGVGALGAFLAGAIGAGTLMAVFLANSGGAWDNAKKLVEDGHHGGKGSEAHAATVIGDTVGDPFKDTAGPAINPLLKVMNLVALLIAPAVIKFSYGADESIGVRVVIAVLAFLVIAGAVYVSKRRGIAMGDEDNAGHEPKSADPAVVS
- a CDS encoding small secreted protein; translated protein: MEGTKPVNKKLAVALSGGAVLALALTGCGGSDDNEKLNSWAKDVCDGVQPQAKKIEAANAAIQKETSDNSTPAEVQKTDAKAFQDMSDAYKAMGATVQKAGAPDVEDGEKKQKDAVTELNGLSTSYASLRKQVEDLDTKDQAKFADGLKDIATELNKLSKSGSDALKTLEEGEVGQAMAKQESCKAASVTPSATAG
- a CDS encoding class I SAM-dependent methyltransferase: MSNASLSPLPSADRPDVTARLRDALLGASFTADGLLELLGAPAYAALSRSETVPALRATRGDTPLELLVRLFLLQQPVPHARVTDVLPVDACLETGWLVRADDEVAATVDVRPYGGPGGEDWFIVSDLGCAVGGARGIGNHAQGVVLGVGGASTTLAGLTVRTPVSAALDLGTGSGIQALHAAAHATRVTATDVNPRALHITALTLALSGAPAAELREGSLYEPVDEDATYDLIVSNPPFVISPGARLTYRDGGMGGDDLCRRLVQETGERLNPGGFAHFLANWQHVEGEDWTDRLRSWVPRGCDAWIVQREVQDITQYAELWLRDAGDHRGDAGEYQARYDAWLDEFEARKVKAVGFGWITLRRTGAAEPSVVAEEWPHPIEQPLGETVRAHFDRVDYLRAHDDAALLEAHFTLAGEVVQEQVGLPGAEDPEHVVLRQNRGMRRATRVDTVGAGFAGVCDGTMSAGRILDAIAQLVGEDPVALRDRTPAQIRLLVEQGFLEPA
- the topA gene encoding type I DNA topoisomerase, yielding MSPTSETANGGRRLVIVESPAKAKTIKGYLGPGYVVEASVGHIRDLPSGAAEVPEKYTGEVRRLGVDVEHDFQPIYVVNADKKAQVRKLKDLLKDSDELFLATDEDREGEAIAWHLQEVLKPKIPVKRMVFHEITKDAIRAAVANPRQLNQKLVDAQETRRILDRLYGYEVSPVLWKKVMPKLSAGRVQSVATRLVVERERERIAFRSAEYWDLTGTFATGRAGDASDPSSLVARLQTVDGRRVAQGRDFDSLGQLKSANTLHLDEANARALAAALENTRFAVRSVESKPYRRSPYAPFRTTTLQQEASRKLGFGAKATMQIAQKLYENGYITYMRTDSTTLSDTAVSAARAQVTQLYGADYLPPQPRTYAGKVKNAQEAHEAIRPSGDRFRTPAETGLTGDQFKLYELIWKRTVASQMKDATGNSVTVKIGGAASDGRDVEFSASGKTITFHGFLKAYVEGADDPNAELDDRERRLPQVAQGDALTAEEITVDGHATKPPARYTEASLVKELEEREIGRPSTYASIIGTILDRGYVFKKGTALVPSFLSFAVVNLLEKHFGRLVDYDFTAKMEDDLDAIARGEAQAVPWLRRFYFGEGSGTGGAAEAGNGDGDHLGGLKELVTDLGAIDAREVSSFPVGNDIVLRVGRYGPYIERGEKDSENHQRADVPEDLAPDELSVELSEELLAKPSGDFELGADPATGHTIVAKDGRYGPYVTEVLPEGTPKTGKNAVKPRTASLFKSMALDTVTLDDALKLMSLPRVVGADAEGVEITAQNGRYGPYLKKGTDSRSLQAEEQLFTITLEEALAIYAQPKQRGRAAAKPPLKELGTDPVSEKPVVVKDGRFGAYVTDGETNATLRSGDSVEEITPERGYELLAEKRAKGPAKKTAKKATKKTAAKKAPAKKAAATKKTAAAKTTAAKKTTAAKSTAKKTVTKKATASRASED